The Malus domestica chromosome 13, GDT2T_hap1 genome includes a window with the following:
- the LOC103453097 gene encoding 2-hydroxyisoflavanone dehydratase-like, whose product MASITKELTFKSVPFIRIFEDGTVERTPLPYPSYVPPSPDQDPETGVSSKDITISENPKISVRAFLPNLPQNHTQKLPILVYFHGGAFCMESAFSFLNQRYLNLLVSEAKVIAVSVEYRLAPENPLPTAYEDCWAALQWVASHSSNKDLDSNKEPWLVRYGDFGRLYIGGDSAGGNITHNLAMKGGVESLCGGVKILGAFLSCPYFWGSKPIGSEPKGEEFEKYHHSIAWDFVYPSAPGGIDNPMVNPEGEGAPSLTGLGCSKVLVCVAGKDDLRDRGVQYYDLVKESGWKGELELFEVEGEDHCFHFWLMIESKTETENVKKVFKRLASFLV is encoded by the coding sequence ATGGCTTCCATTACTAAAGAATTAACCTTTAAGTCCGTTCCTTTCATCAGAATCTTCGAAGATGGCACTGTGGAGCGCACTCCACTTCCATATCCTTCATATGTCCCGCCATCTCCTGATCAAGATCCAGAAACTGGTGTCTCCTCCAAAGACATCACCATCTCAGAAAACCCCAAAATCTCGGTTCGCGCTTTCCTCCCAAATCTCCCTCAAAATCATACCCAAAAGCTCCCCATCTTGGTTTATTTCCACGGTGGTGCCTTTTGCATGGAGTCTGCCTTCTCATTCCTTAACCAACGTTATCTCAACCTCTTGGTCTCAGAAGCCAAAGTTATAGCTGTCTCTGTTGAGTATAGACTTGCCCCAGAAAACCCACTTCCTACTGCTTATGAAGACTGCTGGGCCGCTCTTCAATGGGTTGCTTCTCACTCAAGCAACAAAGACTTGGACAGTAACAAAGAGCCATGGTTAGTCAGGTATGGAGATTTTGGTAGACTTTACATTGGTGGTGATAGTGCAGGTGGAAATATTACACATAACCTGGCTATGAAGGGAGGAGTTGAGAGCCTGTGTGGTGGTGTGAAAAttttgggggcatttttgtcctgTCCTTATTTTTGGGGTTCCAAGCCAATTGGGTCAGAGCCTAAAGGTGAAGAGTTTGAGAAATATCATCATTCTATAGCTTGGGACTTTGTTTATCCCTCAGCTCCTGGAGGGATTGATAATCCAATGGTGAATCCTGAGGGTGAGGGTGCACCGAGCCTTACTGGACTAGGGTGCTCTAAGGTGCTTGTGTGTGTTGCTGGAAAGGATGATTTGAGGGATCGAGGTGTTCAATATTATGATTTAGTGAAGGAAAGTGGGTGGAAAGGAGAATTGGAGCTGTTTGAAGTTGAAGGAGAGGACCATTGCTTTCATTTCTGGCTTATGATCGAGTCTAAGACTGAGACTGAGAATGTTAAGAAAGTGTTCAAACGCTTGGCTTCTTTTCTTGTCTAG